The following coding sequences lie in one Silene latifolia isolate original U9 population unplaced genomic scaffold, ASM4854445v1 scaffold_228, whole genome shotgun sequence genomic window:
- the LOC141638913 gene encoding uncharacterized protein LOC141638913, which produces MNKQAEIKRFLHTNNLGLCGLLETGVRSGSINKVHQGIGYQWEVVHNNNVHEGGRIWLVWDSAIFSVDILGCEAQVIHSKITSLQNGHVWWLSVVYGFNRVGSEVTNYEIRDFQQCVGRSWVVDVPAQGAFFTWNNKHEPGDMVFSRIDRVLSNDELIQQFPDVTIMFHPEGLFDHCTCTISLIASGSKRNGSFKYFNMWGKDPDFLQTVQEVWDTNVEGYKMFQLVKKLKMLKIPLRRLNGSAFANIETSTQMAQMHMYSMQKKLHEDPLNLDVQAEEHAACASFHLLQEARRSFLNQKAKA; this is translated from the exons ATGAATAAGCAGGCTGAAATTAAGAGGTTTCTGCATACAAATAATCTAGGGTTATGTGGTCTTTTAGAAACTGGGGTTCGTTCTGGTTCTATTAATAAAGTTCATCAAGGTATTGGTTATCAGTGGGAGGTAGTTCATAATAATAATGTGCATGAGGGAGGTAGGATCTGGCTTGTTTGGGATTCTGCCATCTTCAGTGTTGACATTTTAGGTTGTGAAGCTCAGGTGATCCACTCAAAAATTACATCTCTGCAGAATGGGCATGTCTGGTGGTTATCTGTTGTCTATGGTTTCAATAGG GTGGGGTCTGAAGTTACAAATTATGAGATAAGAGATTTTCAACAATGTGTGGGCCGATCGTGGGTGGTGGATGTTCCTGCACAAGGGGCCTTCTttacttggaataacaagcatGAGCCAGGTGATATGGTGTTTAGTAGAATTGATAGGGTGTTGAGCAATGATGAGTTGATTCAACAATTCCCTGATGTCACTATTATGTTTCATCCTGAAGGGCTGTTTGATCATTGCACATGCACTATCTCTTTGATTGCTAGTGGAAGTAAAAGGAATGGGTCTTtcaaatattttaacatgtgggggAAGGATCCAGACTTCTTACAAACTGTTCAGGAAGTTTGGGATACTAATGTTGAGGGGTACAAGATGTTTCAGCTGGTAAAGAAGTTAAAAATGCTTAAGATTCCTTTGAGAAGGCTAAATGGGAGTGCTTTTGCCAACATTGAGACTTCTACCCAGATGGCTCAAATGCATATGTATTCTATGCAAAAGAAGCTTCATGAGGATCCCTTGAATCTGGATGTTCAGGCTGAGGAGCATGCAGCTTGTGCTAGCTTCCATTTATTGCAAGAGGCTAGGAGAAGCTTCCTTAATCAGAAAGCTAAGGCTTAG
- the LOC141638914 gene encoding uncharacterized protein LOC141638914: MDDDIKENMSYANSSKELWDELIERYGDVNAIEIYQLRKDLNAISQGNTPLVEYYSNMKRTWENLDTLDPIPTCTCGALSSCTCQLLKRILDRDTHAKLIQFLMGLNSGYEGVKTNILSMEPLPPLNKALSLLQKIERQKQISDAVDVLGEANAYAAGVEVKQPDLKKAKTDSSVDDDTEIIVPKKCTHCNKKGHSIDECFQLKTCSYCGKKGHIQSICKWYKQSRSFRGRGRGGYGRGGTARGGYTGRNANNADVMQYDDYLQDDPLMDFSSSSQINTAFNSDMVDGIVDSVVQRVMKSFGDRTSNNSVSTANFAGKYRWSNAVVNCFDTHNWIVDTGASDHMTSQLSILSNIQNLAKPLIVALPDGSIKFVYQMGRVYLTPTITLENVLVIPGFRQNLLSVSKLVENSKMTAVFTPTECVLQDHSSKTILGRARRVGDLYKLRPAAGSMFGKNKPVAGSLTGRNTSLSNCSLGHNQLVNTSRGCNVKTIDAQLIHDRLGHTSFEKLQHVIGLSKQALKKFHCETCALAKHHSLPYPRSISHAISPFDLLHADLWGPYRTVALNGASYFLTLVDDCSRSTWTFLLQNKMQVPAILRQFLNQINTQFQKNLKIFRSDNGSEFIQAQCHELFSAKGVLHQTSMAGRPQQNGRVERKHRHLVETARSLKLHAHLPAKFWGDCILAATYLINKMPTIVLDWQTPYEVLFSQKPKYEELRVFGCLCYASIPLGQSDKFAAKAKKCIMIGYPFGKKGYKVYDLETHKCFFSRDVKFQEHIFPFKSSDKDLLFNSETLQVSDDPLALVNPGDSQCLVSHRDVQIPETTPAVQTAGVPTAVSTEIPTNAVDVTNIGETPAPTTTATTADSTVRRSSRPVIPTGRLKDYQCNVKLPTRTAMTPARQALHASILTDLNQFDPKICCLNI, encoded by the coding sequence ATGGATGATGACATCAAAGAAAATATGTCTTATGCTAACTCATCCAAGGAACTATGGGATGAGTTGATTGAAAGATATGGTGATGTCAATGCTATAGAGATTTACCAACTTCGCAAAGATTTGAATGCTATTAGTCAGGGTAATACACCTCTGGTTGAGTATTACAGCAACATGAAAAGAACATGGGAGAACCTTGACACCCTTGACCCCATTCCCACTTGCACTTGTGGAGCACTGAGTTCTTGTACTTGTCAGCTGCTCAAAAGGATTCTTGACAGGGATACACATGCCAAGTTGATCCAATTTCTGATGGGTTTAAACAGTGGGTATGAGGGTGTTAAGACCAACATTCTGTCCATGGAGCCCTTGCCACCTCTGAACAAAGCATTGTCTTTGTTACAGAAGATAGAGAGACAGAAGCAGATATCTGATGCTGTGGATGTCCTTGGTGAAGCCAATGCATATGCTGCTGGGGTTGAAGTCAAACAACCAGACCTCAAGAAGGCTAAGACTGACAGTTCAGTTGATGATGATACTGAAATCATTGTGCCAAAGAAGTGCACTCATTGCAACAAGAAAGGACATTCTATAGATGAGTGCTTTCAGTTAAAGACTTGTTCTTACTGTGGCAAGAAAGGCCACATTCAATCCATCTGTAAGTGGTATAAACAAAGCAGAAGCTTCAGAGGTAGAGGCAGAGGTGGTTATGGACGAGGAGGCACTGCCAGGGGTGGTTATACTGGCAGGAATGCTAATAATGCAGATGTTATGCAATATGATGACTACCTACAAGATGATCCTCTCATGGATTTCTCCTCTAGTTCTCAAATTAACACAGCTTTTAACTCTGACATGGTTGATGGCATTGTTGATTCTGTTGTGCAGAGGGTTATGAAAAGCTTTGGTGATAGGACCAGCAACAATTCTGTGTCTACTGCAAACTTTGCAGGTAAATACAGATGGTCCAATGCTGTGGTTAATTGTTTTGACACTCATAATTGGATTGTGGATACTGGAGCTTCAGACCACATGACATCTCAATTGTCTATTTTGAGTAATATTCAGAATTTGGCAAAGCCTCTTATTGTAGCTTTACCTGATGGTAGTATCAAGTTTGTCTATCAAATGGGGAGAGTTTATTTGACCCCTACAATTACTTTAGAGAATGTACTAGTGATTCCAGGTTTTAGGCAAAACCTCCTTTCTGTTAGCAAGCTTGTTGAGAATTCTAAGATGACAGCTGTATTTACTCCTACTGAATGTGTTTTACAGGACCATTCAAGTAAGACCATTCTTGGGAGAGCAAGAAGAGTGGGAGATCTTTACAAGCTTAGGCCAGCAGCAGGGAGCATGTTTGGCAAGAATAAACCAGTAGCAGGGAGCTTGACTGGCAGGAACACTAGTTTAAGTAATTGTAGTTTAGGGCATAATCAGCTTGTTAATACTAGTAGAGGATGCAATGTAAAAACTATTGATGCTCAGTTGATTCATGATAGATTGGGGCATACTTCTTTTGAGAAGCTTCAGCATGTAATTGGATTAAGTAAACAAGCTCTTAAGAAATTTCATTGTGAAACTTGTGCATTAGCCAAGCATCATTCTCTTCCTTATCCAAGGAGTATTTCACATGCTATCTCTCCTTTTGATTTGTTACATGCTGATCTCTGGGGTCCTTATAGGACAGTGGCATTGAATGGTGCAAGTTATTTTCTCACTTTAGTAGATGATTGCTCAAGGTCTACCTGGACATTCTTGCttcaaaataaaatgcaagtCCCAGCAATTTTGAGACAATTTTTAAATCAGATTAACACACAATTTCAGAAGAATCTAAAAATCTTTAGAAGTGATAATGGTTCAGAGTTTATTCAAGCTCAGTGTCATGAATTGTTCAGTGCAAAAGGAGTCTTGCATCAAACTAGCATGGCAGGCAGGCCACAGCAGAATGGCCGTGTTGAAAGAAAGCACAGGCACTTAGTTGAGACTGCTAGATCTTTAAAATTGCATGCTCATTTGCCTGCAAAATTTTGGGGAGACTGTATCTTAGCAGCTACCTATCTTATTAATAAGATGCCAACAATAGTGCTTGATTGGCAGACTCCATATGAAGTTTTATTTAGTCAAAAACCCAAGTATGAGGAATTGAGGGTGTTTGGTTGTTTGTGCTATGCAAGTATCCCATTGGGACAGTCTGATAAGTTTGCAGCAAAGGCAAAGAAATGTATAATGATTGGGTATCCATTTGGCAAGAAAGGATACAAGGTTTATGATTTGGAGACCCACAAATGTTTCTTTAGCAGGGATGTGAAGTTTCAGGAGCATATTTTTCCATTTAAGTCAAGTGACAAGGATCTGTTATTTAATTCAGAGACACTGCAAGTTTCTGATGATCCCCTGGCATTAGTTAATCCTGGGGATTCTCAATGCCTTGTTTCTCACAGAGATGTTCAGATACCTGAAACTACACCTGCTGTACAGACTGCTGGGGTACCTACTGCAGTAAGTACAGAAATTCCAACAAATGCTGTTGATGTTACAAATATTGGTGAGACACCTGCACCAACTACTACTGCTACTACTGCAGACAGTACAGTCAGAAGATCTTCCAGGCCTGTGATTCCAACAGGAAGATTAAAAGACTATCAGTGCAATGTTAAGCTTCCTACTAGGACAGCTATGACTCCAGCTAGGCAAGCTCTTCATGCTTCTATCTTAACTGATctcaatcaatttgatccaaagATATGTTGCCTCAATATCTAA